GCAAATGCAGGCGCAATTCGCTGCGGAGGGGAAAAAGCCGGTACAGCCCGAGATTCATCTTCGGGCGTCGAAGGAAACGCGTTACGACGTCATTGCGAGAGTAATGGGTGCGGCGCAAAGCGCGGGCTTAAGCAAAATAGGATTTGTGACGGATCCATCGACGCGCGCCAAATAAAATCAGACGAGTGCGGTCGAGTTCAGCGAGGCCACTGTCGGCCTACTGATACGACATGGTGAACGTGGCCAACGCCTTGACCGTGCCGGCTTTCACCACACCGGTACGAATGTATTGCGCAGTCAGCGGCACCTGAAGTAGCCCGTTCGGCGATCCACCAATCAACCACTGATTCGCAACGCTCGGACCGGATGCATCCGGGCCGAATGCCACCAGCGTGTTCGCATTTCTCAGAAGCTGAATACCAATCCCTGTAGCGGTCGACTCGGGCTTAAGCGTGAGGGCGGTAGTCCGGTTCGATGGCGTCACAGCGTCGGTGATGACAATCGATACCTGGGCACCCGTCGTGCAAGCGAACCCCAGGTTGAACGTCTGACTGCCGGCGATCGCCCCAACGCCGCTCTCAAACGAGCGAGTGGCGACCGTCGGACGCGTGATGCTGTTAGCGACCGTCTGTACGGAACATGTAGCGGTGGTGAGCGTGCCGCTCGTGGCGCCTGTGTATACGGGCGACGCGGGCCATGATCCACCCACGTTTTTGATTGTGTAGGTGAATGACACAATGGGCGAACTCGACAGTGTGGTGACACCTCCCTGCGTCGGACCCGTCACCACGAGACTGGGCGTCACGATCACTTTCGCATAGACGTGAGCGCCTCCGGGGACACCATTGATCAAACACGAGACACTGATCGCTTTGTTCTTCATCGTCTGGTTGGTCGTGTCGCAGATTGCATCGCTATCGAAGGTGTAGCGGATGCCCAAGCCGTCGATGTTGGTCGGATACACGTCGGTGAATCCTGCTGCGGGCGCGGTGACGGTGGCCATATTGGCAATAATGGTTCCGGACGTCGTAGTTTCGTTTGTCGTGAGCCAACAGTTATTTGTAATCGTATTCGACGGTAGGGTGAGCACGGTTGAACCGGCTACAGCGCCAGCAGGGATCGAAATCGAACCTGCAGCGATCGTAAAGTTGAGGGTGCCAGCGTTACAGCTCAAATTATTCGCATGTGCCGGCGCGGCCACGAGCGCAGCGAACGCGAGCAACCACAGCCCGATTATTCGTCCGGCAGACCGCCGGGCGGCCCTCGTTTCCAAGGTGTTGTTCTTGCGCCCGTACGTTGCACACGTCTGCTGGAAGGAATGCGTCATGTGAATTTTCGTTAGCTGGGTGTTGCCTCTACCCCTTGCCAATACAATCGTCGTATCGATCCCGTCTCGTCAACTTCCAACAGGAACATAGTGCATTTCACTTCCGTAGGAGCGACGGGCCGGGAAGCATGAAGCGCGGTTTCAAACTGACGGGATCCACGGAAGCTGGCGCCAGTTAATCCCCCCGCATTGGGACGAAAAGACTCGTGGCGAATGTCCGCCATCCGGGACATACCCGTTTGAGCGACTTTCCCGGCGACCAAAGCAACGGCGTCGCGCGCGGGGTCCGATCACCCGGAAAATGCCTGTCAGCCTTCCTGCAGAGTTCCTACAGAGTCGAAAGCCAACCGCCCTTGGCGGCCTCGTACGCGTCAGACGGTATAATCGTGCGTTACCCGTGGGTAGTGTCTGATCGAGCAAAAACCGCGAAAAGCACACCCAAACGCATCTACTAGCGTCAGCAAAAGCCAAAAGACCATGCAAGATAAATACGTACCCGCCGACGTCGAATCCGCAGCGCAAAGCGACTGGCGCGCGAAAGACGTCTACCGGTCGACCGAAACCAGCGACAAGCCAAAGTTCTACTGCGTCTCCATGCTGCCGTACCCGTCGGGCAAGCTGCACATGGGGCACGTGCGCAACTACACCATCAATGACGTGATGTACCGGTTCCTGCGCATGAACGGCCACAACGTGCTGATGCCCATGGGCTGGGACGCGTTCGGCATGCCCGCGGAAAACGCCGCGATGGCAAACAACGTGCCGCCGGCAAAGTGGACGTACGACAACATCGACTACATGAAGAAGCAGATGCAGTCGATGGGCTTGGCTATCGACTGGTCGCGCGAAATTGCGTCGTGCAAGCCTGAGTACTACAAGTGGAATCAGTGGCTGTTCCTGAAGATGCTGGAAAAGGGCATTGCGTATAAAAAGACCGGGACAGTGAACTGGGACCCGGAAGACCAGACCGTGCTCGCGAACGAACAGGTGATTGACGGGCGCGGTTGGCGTTCGGGCGCGCTGGTGGAAAAGCGCGAGATCCCGATGTATTACATGCGCATCACGGACTACGCGGATCAGCTGCTGGGCGATCTGGAAGGCCTCGGCTGGCCCGAGCGCGTGAAGGTGATGCAGCAGAACTGGATCGGCAAGAGCTTCGGCGTGAATTTCGGCTTCCCGTACGAGATCGACGGCGAAAGCAAATTGCTGCGCGTTTTCACCACGCGCGCCGACACCATCATGGGCGTGACCTTCGCCGCCGTCGCCGCGGAACATCCGCTGGCAACGCGCCTTGCCCGCGATAACACGGATTTGCAGGCGTTCATCGAGGAATGCAAACGTGGCGGCGTGGCCGAAGCCGACGTCGCGACGATGGAAAAGAAGGGCATGCCCACGGGCTTTTTCGTCACGCATCCGCTGACGCACGAAAAAGTCGAAGTGTGGGTCGGCAATTACGTGCTGATGAGCTATGGCGAAGGCGCGGTCATGGGCGTGCCGTCCCACGACGAACGCGATTTCGCATTCGCGAAGAAATATTCGCTGCCGATCAAGCAAGTGGTCGCGATTGAAGGCAAGACCTACAGTACGGACGCGTGGGAAGAGTGGTACGGCAACAAGGAAGGCGGCGTACTCATCAACAGCGGCAAGTACGACGGCCTTAATTTCGAAGAAGCGACCACTGCTATCGCGGCTGACCTCAAAGCGCAGAATCTCGGCGACAAACAAGTCACGTGGCGTCTGCGCGACTGGGGAATTTCCCGCCAGCGCTACTGGGGCACGCCGATCCCGATCATCCATTGCGCCACGTGCGGCGACGTGCCGGTGCCGGAAGCGGATTTGCCGGTCGTGTTGCCGGAAGACCTGGTGCCGGACGGCACGGGTAATCCGCTCGCCAAGTCTGAAGCGTTCGTGAATTGCACGTGCCCGAAGTGCGGCGCGCCGGCAAAGCGCGAAACGGACACCATGGACACGTTCGTCGACTCGGCCTGGTATTTCTCGCGTTATGCCGCGCCGGACGCTACGACGATGGTCGACGAACGCACGGATTACTGGATGCCGATGGACCAGTACATCGGTGGGATCGAGCACGCAATTTTGCACCTTTTGTACTCGCGTTTCTGGACTAAGGTCATGCGCGACCTGGGTCTGGTCAAGTTCGGCGAGCCGGCGAAGAACCTGCTCACGCAGGGCATGGTGCTGAACGAGACCTACTTCCGCGAAGATGCTGCGGGCAAGAAGACGTGGATCAACCCGGCCGACGTGACCGTCTCGCACGACGACAAAGGCCGCCCGGTCGGCGCGGTGCTGAATGCCGACGGCAAGCCGGTGGTGATTGGCGGCGTGGAGAAGATGTCGAAGTCGAAGAACAACGGCGTCGATCCGCAATTGCTGATCGATGCCTACGGCGCGGACACAGCTCGCCTGTTTGTCATGTTCGCCGCGCCGCCCGAACAGTCGCTCGAGTGGTCGGGCACTGGCGTGGAAGGCGCGAGCCGCTTCCTGCGCCGCGTGTGGCAACTCGCGCATGGCCGCGCGGAGGTGCTTAAAACACACGCGAAGCTCGATAAATCGAAGCTGAACGACTCCGACCGCACACTGCGCCGCGAGATCTACACCATCCTGAAGCAGGCCGATTTCGACTACGGCCGCTTGCAGTACAACACGGTGGTCTCGGCGGCCATGAAAATGCTGAACGCCGTGGATAGTGCAAAGGACGCAACGCCCGCTGTTCTCAACGAGACCTTCAGCGTGTTGCTGCGCGTTCTGTACCCGGTCGTGCCGCACATCACGTTCCAGTTGTGGCAGGAACTCGGTTACGCCGATCTGCATGGCGGGCTGCTCGATGCATCCTGGCCGAAAGTGGACGAAAGTGCGCTCGAACAGTCGGAAATCGAACTGGTGCTGCAGGTCAACGGCAAGATGCGCGGAACGCTGACCGTGGCGAAGGACGCGTCGCGTGAAGACATCGAAAAGGCTGCGATTGCGCACGAGATGTTCGAGAAGTTTTCGGAAGGGCGCGCGCCGAAGAAGGTCGTCGTGGTGCCGGGCCGACTGGTGAACGTGGTCGTATGAGCCAGAGACCGCGCGCCGTGAAAATCCTGGAGGACGTTGTGAGCAGGGACGCTGTCAGCCCAAGTTTGACGAACACGAAGACGAAGCGCGCGATCAGCCGGCGCTCGCTCCTGACGCTTGCGTGCAGCGCGGTGCTGTTGTCCGCATGCGGTTTCCAGTTGCGTGGCCAGCAGGACTACGCGTTCAAGCGCCTCGCCATTGTCGGGGGCTCGCCGGAAATGCTCGGACGCCTCCAGCGCGTGGTGGAAGGCGGCAGCGACACCGTGGTCGTCAAGGCGACCGAAAAGCCCGACGCTGTCCTTACTCTGGGCGGCGGCACCGGCATGAAGACCTTGAGCCTGAATGCGCAAGGTGTCGTGCAGGAGTACGAACTCGACTACAACCTGACTTACTCAATGGTGGGTGCCGACGGTACCTTGCTGATTCCGCCTAGCGTGATTTCGCTGAATCGTGCGCTGACGTATAGCGATCAGTACACGCTGGCGAAGGGTATTGAAGCGCAGACGCTGTATCGCGACATGCAGTTCGACGCCGTGGACCAACTGACGCGCCGGCTTGCTGTCGTGCGTTCGCTGCATCCGGCGCCGAATGAAGCGCTACCGGGTATTGCGCCACGTGCACCGTTGCCTGTGCCGCCGCTCTAAGCGCACAAACACGCCACGCCACAAACCATGCAACTTCGACTCGACGCGCTCGACGCGCACCTCGCGAAAGGGCTGAAAGGCTTGTACGTCGTTTATGGCGACGAGCATCTGCTCGCGCAGGAAGCGTGCGACAAGATTCGCGCGAGCGCCCGGGCGCAGGGTTTCACGGACCGCTCGGTGTTTGTAGTCGATCGTTACTTCGACTGGAGTTCGCTGCTCGGTGCGAGCCAGTCGATGTCGCTCTTCGGCGACCGCCAACTGGTCGAGTTGCGCATTCCCACGGGCAAGCCCGGCAAGGAAGGCGGCGAGGCGCTGAAAACGCTGGCCGGCGCCGATAACCCCGACGTTCTCACGCTCATCACCTTGCCGCGGCTCGACGCCGCTACGCAAAAGTCCGCGTGGTTCACCGCGTTGAGCGGGCCGGGCGTGATGATGAAAATCGACCCGGTTGAACGCGCGCAGTTGCCCATGTGGATCGGGCAGCGGCTGAGCGCGCAAAACCAGCGTGTCGCGCCGGGCGAAGACGGGCGGCGCGCGCTGGTGTTCATCGCGGAACGGGTGGAAGGCAATTTGCTCGCCGCGCATCAGGAAATCCTGAAGCTTGGGCTTTTGCATCCGGCGGGCGTGCTCACGTTTGAACAGATCCACGACGCCGTTCTCAACGTCGCGCGCTACGACGTGTTCAAGCTCAACGAAGCCATGCTGACCGGCGACGTCGGGCGTCTGACGCGCATGCTCGACGGCCTGAAAGGCGAGGGCGAAGCCGGGACGCTCGTGATCTGGGCGCTCGTCGAAGAAATACGTACGTTGCTGCGAATGAAACGCGGTGTCGCAGCGGGCAAGCCGCTCGCCACGCTGTTGCGCGAGAACCGTGTCTGGGGGCCGCGCGAACGTCTGATCGGGCCTGCACTCTCGCGCGTGACCGAGGCGGCGCTTGAAAAGGCGTTGTCGCTGGCGGCGAAGCTGGATCGGCAAGTTAAAGGCCTGTCCGGCGGCGGTGGTCCGCGAGGCAGCACGAACCCCGGAGATCCGCCGCCCAATCCATGGGACGGCATGTTCGAGCTCGCGATGACCGTCGCGTCGTCGGGCAGTCCGCTGCAGGGCAAAGTGCCCGGCACTCCGCCAACGCCCGCTGGCAAGCGCCCGGCCTGACAACGGCTTAAAATCGATGTTCTTCGGCGACGAAAGCCGAACACCGCGTCCGATCAAGCGCCGAACGAACCCCAAGAGAATGACGATGACCCACATCGACGAATACATGACCGACCTCGGCCGCCGCGCGCGCCGGGCTTCACGCGCGATGGCGCGTGCATCGACGGCTGCGAAGAATGCCGCCCTCGAAGCCATAGCGAACGCTATTGAACGTGAGCGCGCTGCGTTGAAGGACGCGAACGCGCGGGATCTCGCCCGCGCCCGCGACAAAGGCCATGACGCGGCGTTCATCGACCGCCTGACGCTCTCCGATAAAGCCCTGAACACCATGATCGAAGGTTTGCGGCAAGTCGCCGCGCTGGCCGATCCCATTGGTGAAATAAGCGGTTTGAAATATCGGCCGAGCGGGATTCAGGTCGGGCAAATGCGCGTGCCGCTTGGTGTGATTGGCATCATTTATGAGTCGCGGCCGAATGTGACTATCGACGCCGCCGCGCTGTGTCTGAAGTCGGGCAACGCGGCCATTCTGCGCGGCGGTTCCGAGGCGCTGGAATGCAACGCGGCGCTGGCGAAATTGATCGGTGAGGGATTAGAGGCAGCCAGCTTGCCGCAAGACGCGGTGCAAGTTGTCTCCACGGCCGACCGCGCGGCGGTGGGCAAGTTGATCACCATGACCGAGTTCGTCGATGTGATCGTCCCGCGCGGCGGCAAGGGCCTGATTGCGCGGCTCATGGAAGAGGCGCGCGTGCCGATGATCAAGCATCTCGATGGCATCTGCCACGTCTACGTGGACGATCGCGCTGACCTCGTGAAAGCGTTCAACGTGTGCGACAACGCCAAGACGCATCGGTACGGTACCTGCAACACCATGGAAACGCTGTTGATCGCCAAAGGCATCGCGGCCGAGGCGTTACCCATGTTCGCACGCGAGTTCGTGGCCAAGGACGTGGAGCTGCGCGTTGACGGCGCCGCGCGGGCTGTTCTTGAAGCAGCAGCGTTCGAAGGACCGCTTACCGACGCCACCGATGCCGACTGGAGCACGGAATACCTCGCGCCCATCTTGTCGATCAAGCTGGTGGAAGGGTTGGACGAAGCTATCGAGCACATCAACACCTTCAGTTCGAATCACACTGACGCCATTGTCACGGAAGACCACGACCGCGCCATGCGCTTTCTTCGCGAAGTCGATTCAGCGAGCGTGATGGTCAATGCATCGACGCGTTTCGCCGATGGTTTCGAATTTGGCCTTGGTGCGGAGATCGGCATCTCGAACGACAAGTTGCACGCGCGCGGACCGGTTGGACTGGACGGTTTGACATCGTTGAAATACGTGGTGTTAGGCCACGGTGAAGTACGTCAATAAAGCACGCCAATAAGCGAGAAAACACCCCCGATGCTCTGGATCAAATCGCTGCATATAGTATTAGTGGCCTCGTGGTTTGCTGGCCTGTTCTACCTGCCGCGCATTTTTGTGAATCTCGCGATGGAAACCGAGCCGGCGGCCACCGCCCGCTTGCTTGTCATGGCGCGCAAGCTGTTTCGGTTCATGACGTTCATCGCGGTGCCGGCGCTGGCGTGCGGCCTGTGGCTGTTCTTGGTTGTAGGGATTGGGCAAGGTCAGGGGTGGATGCATGCCAAGCTCGGCATAGTTGTCCTGATCATTATTTATCATGCGTATTGCGGCGTTTTGCTGCGTACGTTCGCGCGTGGTGAGAACAAGCGCTCGGACAAGTGGTACAGAATGTTCAACGAGTTGCCGGTTCTGGGCTTGCTTGGCGCGACCTTATTGGTTGTGATCAAGCCGTTCTGAATCTCATCAGCGTGTTGCAGTAACAGAAATGCCGGCCACCAAGTGCCGGCGTTTTTGCATCTGGACTAAACGCACGTATTTGCCGCGATTTGCCGCGTTCGGGATCGAGTTCCTGCAGAGAGGGTCCGCACGGTCACCGTGGTGCCGGAATTTGCTTCGGGATATGGGCGCACCGAACCCAAGCTGCTGCGCGCTCAATCTACTCGGCCCACTTGTTCCCACGCTTCATTCGCCTCGGCGATGATCTGTCTGACCAGGTCAGCCGAAGTCTCCACGATCGCGTATTCATCCTGCCCCGGGCCACCCATTTTTATACGTTCATTGCGGTAGCGCATGTTGCTGGCGAAGGGCACCCGTCCGGAAGTGTGATATTCGACGCAGCCGGTTTCAGAGACCAGTTGTGCAATATTGTTCAGCCGCACCCCCGCGCCCGGCATGATCACCAGTCGTTCCCCCGCGGCCTCACGCAGTTTGCTGATCAGTTCGGCGCCATCCGCCGCGCTGGCTTCCTGGCCGGATGTGAGCAGGCGGTTGCAGCCGGTGACAATGACGTCTTCCAACGCTTTAAACGGATCACGTGCGACGTCAAACGCGCGGTGGAAGGTGGCCGGCATGGGCATGGCCAGCTCAACCAGATGCTTGGTGCGCGGCACGTCAATATCGCCGTCGGCGGTGAGCAGCCCGATCACTACGCCGTCGACACCGAGCTTCTTGCAGGCGAGGATGTCCCGCTTCATCACGTCAAATTCGACATTTGAGTACAGAAAGTCACCGCCGCGTGGCCGGATGATTACGTTTAACAAGATCCGCAGCTGGTCCCGCGCGCTGGCGATGGCGCCGTAAGAAGGTGTGGTGCCGCCCTCCAGCAGGTTGTCGCAAAATTCGACACGGCCCGCGCCGCCTTCTTGCGCCGCTAGACATGAGGTAACAGATCCCGCACAGATTTCAAGCAGAACAGGGGGTTTGAGCACGGAGAGGTTTTCCAGGTTGATGCACGGCCTTCAGCTTAAACCACCCACGGATCAAGTAGCTGCGCGGATGTGGACTGTTTAGTCACTGCGCGCAATGAAAATAAGCGTTCCGAGAAGTGGCACAGAATCTCCAACGAACTACCGGCACTCGCGGGCTGCCCGGCGCCATGTTGCCGGTCTTCAGCAAGCTCTGAATCGCTTGAGCACCTTGTCGCAGTTGATGAGGCATGTCCTTCAAGCATAGTTATTTCACCGCTTATTTTCATTTAATTTCGGAATCCATATGTTTTTAAACGGAATCTCCGGCGGGAATCCGTGGTTCGGTGAATTAGGACGCTTCTCATGGTTTCCCTAAGACCGTGCAACGAGAATCTATTCATCGCATGTAGTTCATGCGCTTTGCTGTAGATGAGGCTTCATTCCTAGGTGTATTTAGGACCTTTCCGATTTGCGACATGCAATGCGTTGCAGATAATGCTCGCGCTAAAAATTGCACTGCGCGACGAAAGCGGATCGAGTCGTCTCCACAGCCACGTTCAACCCGACCGGCCGGAGTATTTGCTCAGGCCGGACCCTCAAAAGTCAAAAGCCATGAAAAATGAAGTATCGGGCGCCTTCGCGCCTAATCGACCGGACGACGGCGCAGAGGCGTTGCCCGTATCGGTAAAAGTGGACGACACGCTGCTGAAAAGTCTCGTCTGGATGGCCGCTTACCACGGCAGGCCAACCAGCGAAGCGTCGATGCTCGCTGGCCTGCCCACCGGGCGGTTTATTTCGCCCAAGCAGGCGCAACTCGCTATTGAACAAGCTGGATTTACCGCGGGAATTATAGAGCGCCAGCCAAACGAAGTTTCCCAGATGCTATTGCCGGTCGTGCTGTTCCGCAAGGATCACGGTGGCATGATCTTGATCGGCCGGTCTCCTAAGGACGTCAAGGTCATCAAGCCTGCGTCCGAAATCAAGGAAGGCGCACAGCCCGAAGTCGACGAAATGGAAGCGGCTTATCTCGTCGTGCTTCCGGAATCGGGATCGAAGATTGTATCCATCGGCGTAAGTCAACTGAAGGCGAACTATACCGGCTATGCGATGCTGGTAAAGCCGGTCGGCCGTGTTGACGAACGTGCAGGCAAGGCGGAGCCGGCGAACGACGGTCACTGGCTTTTGAGCACGTTGTGGCGTTTTCGCCGGTACTACTGGAGCGCCGCACTGGGTGCGCTGCTCATCAACGTCCTGGCACTCGCCGGTACTTTTTTCACCATGAACGTCTATGACAGAGTGGTGCCGAACCAGGCATTTACGACGCTCTGGTCGCTGGCTATCGGGGTGTCCATTGCGATGCTGTTCGAGTTCATATCGCGTAATGTCCGCGCGCATGTGCTCGATGTTGCAGGCAAGAAAGCCGACTTGATCATGGGCGCGATGTTGTTCAGGAAAGCGCTGGCTATCCGCATGGAACACAAGCCGGCGTCGTCTGGATCGTTCGCCAATCAATTGAGGGAATTCGAGTCGGTGCGCGACTTTGTTGCGTCTGCCACGCTGGCCACTGTTTCCGATCTGCCTTTCACCCTCTTGTACGTAGCGGTGATCTTCATGATTGGCGGGCAGCTAGGCTTTATCCCGCTTTTGTTGATCCCCGTGATCATTGGCGTGAGCCTCATGATTCA
This window of the Caballeronia sp. SBC1 genome carries:
- a CDS encoding fimbrial protein; protein product: MATVTAPAAGFTDVYPTNIDGLGIRYTFDSDAICDTTNQTMKNKAISVSCLINGVPGGAHVYAKVIVTPSLVVTGPTQGGVTTLSSSPIVSFTYTIKNVGGSWPASPVYTGATSGTLTTATCSVQTVANSITRPTVATRSFESGVGAIAGSQTFNLGFACTTGAQVSIVITDAVTPSNRTTALTLKPESTATGIGIQLLRNANTLVAFGPDASGPSVANQWLIGGSPNGLLQVPLTAQYIRTGVVKAGTVKALATFTMSYQ
- the lptE gene encoding LPS assembly lipoprotein LptE; translated protein: MSRRSLLTLACSAVLLSACGFQLRGQQDYAFKRLAIVGGSPEMLGRLQRVVEGGSDTVVVKATEKPDAVLTLGGGTGMKTLSLNAQGVVQEYELDYNLTYSMVGADGTLLIPPSVISLNRALTYSDQYTLAKGIEAQTLYRDMQFDAVDQLTRRLAVVRSLHPAPNEALPGIAPRAPLPVPPL
- a CDS encoding glutamate-5-semialdehyde dehydrogenase, coding for MTHIDEYMTDLGRRARRASRAMARASTAAKNAALEAIANAIERERAALKDANARDLARARDKGHDAAFIDRLTLSDKALNTMIEGLRQVAALADPIGEISGLKYRPSGIQVGQMRVPLGVIGIIYESRPNVTIDAAALCLKSGNAAILRGGSEALECNAALAKLIGEGLEAASLPQDAVQVVSTADRAAVGKLITMTEFVDVIVPRGGKGLIARLMEEARVPMIKHLDGICHVYVDDRADLVKAFNVCDNAKTHRYGTCNTMETLLIAKGIAAEALPMFAREFVAKDVELRVDGAARAVLEAAAFEGPLTDATDADWSTEYLAPILSIKLVEGLDEAIEHINTFSSNHTDAIVTEDHDRAMRFLREVDSASVMVNASTRFADGFEFGLGAEIGISNDKLHARGPVGLDGLTSLKYVVLGHGEVRQ
- a CDS encoding copper homeostasis protein CutC, whose product is MLKPPVLLEICAGSVTSCLAAQEGGAGRVEFCDNLLEGGTTPSYGAIASARDQLRILLNVIIRPRGGDFLYSNVEFDVMKRDILACKKLGVDGVVIGLLTADGDIDVPRTKHLVELAMPMPATFHRAFDVARDPFKALEDVIVTGCNRLLTSGQEASAADGAELISKLREAAGERLVIMPGAGVRLNNIAQLVSETGCVEYHTSGRVPFASNMRYRNERIKMGGPGQDEYAIVETSADLVRQIIAEANEAWEQVGRVD
- the holA gene encoding DNA polymerase III subunit delta, which encodes MQLRLDALDAHLAKGLKGLYVVYGDEHLLAQEACDKIRASARAQGFTDRSVFVVDRYFDWSSLLGASQSMSLFGDRQLVELRIPTGKPGKEGGEALKTLAGADNPDVLTLITLPRLDAATQKSAWFTALSGPGVMMKIDPVERAQLPMWIGQRLSAQNQRVAPGEDGRRALVFIAERVEGNLLAAHQEILKLGLLHPAGVLTFEQIHDAVLNVARYDVFKLNEAMLTGDVGRLTRMLDGLKGEGEAGTLVIWALVEEIRTLLRMKRGVAAGKPLATLLRENRVWGPRERLIGPALSRVTEAALEKALSLAAKLDRQVKGLSGGGGPRGSTNPGDPPPNPWDGMFELAMTVASSGSPLQGKVPGTPPTPAGKRPA
- the leuS gene encoding leucine--tRNA ligase; the protein is MQDKYVPADVESAAQSDWRAKDVYRSTETSDKPKFYCVSMLPYPSGKLHMGHVRNYTINDVMYRFLRMNGHNVLMPMGWDAFGMPAENAAMANNVPPAKWTYDNIDYMKKQMQSMGLAIDWSREIASCKPEYYKWNQWLFLKMLEKGIAYKKTGTVNWDPEDQTVLANEQVIDGRGWRSGALVEKREIPMYYMRITDYADQLLGDLEGLGWPERVKVMQQNWIGKSFGVNFGFPYEIDGESKLLRVFTTRADTIMGVTFAAVAAEHPLATRLARDNTDLQAFIEECKRGGVAEADVATMEKKGMPTGFFVTHPLTHEKVEVWVGNYVLMSYGEGAVMGVPSHDERDFAFAKKYSLPIKQVVAIEGKTYSTDAWEEWYGNKEGGVLINSGKYDGLNFEEATTAIAADLKAQNLGDKQVTWRLRDWGISRQRYWGTPIPIIHCATCGDVPVPEADLPVVLPEDLVPDGTGNPLAKSEAFVNCTCPKCGAPAKRETDTMDTFVDSAWYFSRYAAPDATTMVDERTDYWMPMDQYIGGIEHAILHLLYSRFWTKVMRDLGLVKFGEPAKNLLTQGMVLNETYFREDAAGKKTWINPADVTVSHDDKGRPVGAVLNADGKPVVIGGVEKMSKSKNNGVDPQLLIDAYGADTARLFVMFAAPPEQSLEWSGTGVEGASRFLRRVWQLAHGRAEVLKTHAKLDKSKLNDSDRTLRREIYTILKQADFDYGRLQYNTVVSAAMKMLNAVDSAKDATPAVLNETFSVLLRVLYPVVPHITFQLWQELGYADLHGGLLDASWPKVDESALEQSEIELVLQVNGKMRGTLTVAKDASREDIEKAAIAHEMFEKFSEGRAPKKVVVVPGRLVNVVV
- a CDS encoding CopD family protein, with amino-acid sequence MLWIKSLHIVLVASWFAGLFYLPRIFVNLAMETEPAATARLLVMARKLFRFMTFIAVPALACGLWLFLVVGIGQGQGWMHAKLGIVVLIIIYHAYCGVLLRTFARGENKRSDKWYRMFNELPVLGLLGATLLVVIKPF